Proteins co-encoded in one Setaria viridis chromosome 9, Setaria_viridis_v4.0, whole genome shotgun sequence genomic window:
- the LOC117837743 gene encoding protein NRT1/ PTR FAMILY 8.3 isoform X2, translating into MLFHSSILSFLTGNEFCERLAYYGIARNLVTYLKVKLHLGNLEAARNVTTWQGTCYLTPLIGAILADSYWGKYWTIAVFSSIYFIGLAILTLSASVPALQPPTCLGTVCPQASLLQYGVFFIGLYMIALGTGGIKPCVSSFGADQFDDSDPVERAKKTSFFNWFYFCISMGSFISGTIIVWIQDNSGWGIGFAIPTISMALAIGCFFAASNIYRYQKPGGSPLTRVCQVVVAAFHKHHAELPNDMSLLYEVDGQTSAIEGSRKLEHTNELKFLDRAAIISSADVKSESSTDPWKLCTVTQVEELKILVRMFPIWATTIIFSAVYAQNSSLFVEQGMVLDKRVGPFNIPPASLSTFDVISVIIWIPLYDRILVPIARKFTGKEKGFSELQRIGIGLVLSILAMVSAALVELKRLEVARSEGLIHEKVDVPMSILWQIPQYFLVGAAEVFTAIGQVDFFYDQGPDAMRSLCSAFALVTVSVGDYVSSIILTLVSYITTQGGDPGWIPDNLNEGHLDRFFWLIAGISFVNFVLFVGCASRYRYKKAQ; encoded by the exons ATGCTTTTCCATTCTAG tattttatcttttttgaCAGGCAATGAATTTTGTGAGAGACTGGCCTACTATGGAATTGCAAGAAACCTAGTTACTTATCTGAAAGTAAAGCTTCATCTAGGCAATCTTGAAGCTGCAAGAAACGTTACCACTTGGCAAGGGACATGCTATCTCACTCCCCTTATTGGAGCCATCTTAGCAGATTCTTACTGGGGAAAGTACTGGACTATTGCTGTTTTCTCATCAATTTATTTTATT GGCCTAGCTATTTTAACGCTATCAGCATCAGTTCCAGCACTGCAGCCACCTACATGTCTAGGAACTGTTTGCCCCCAAGCAAGCTTACTTCAGTATGGCGTATTTTTCATTGGCCTCTATATGATAGCCCTAGGGACCGGAGGCATCAAACCTTGTGTCTCCTCCTTTGGAGCTGATCAATTTGATGACAGTGACCCAGTAGAGAGAGCAAAGAAGACTTCCTTCTTCAATTGGTTCTACTTCTGTATAAGTATGGGATCATTCATCTCAGGCACTATCATAGTGTGGATACAAGATAACTCTGGTTGGGGGATAGGATTTGCCATTCCTACTATATCTATGGCACTAGCTATTGGATGCTTCTTTGCAGCCTCAAATATTTATCGATACCAGAAACCGGGTGGGAGCCCACTCACAAGAGTGTGTCAGGTGGTTGTAGCAGCATTCCATAAGCATCATGCCGAATTGCCAAATGATATGTCTCTTCTATACGAAGTTGATGGCCAAACTTCAGCCATTGAGGGAAGCCGGAAGCTGGAGCACACAAATGAACTCAA GTTCCTTGATCGAGCTGCCATTATCTCATCTGCTGATGTGAAGAGCGAATCTTCTACAGACCCATGGAAGCTTTGCACCGTTACCCAGGTGGAAGAACTGAAGATCCTTGTAAGAATGTTTCCCATCTGGGCCACCACTATCATATTCAGTGCTGTGTATGCCCAAAACTCTTCCCTGTTTGTAGAGCAGGGCATGGTTCTTGACAAGCGGGTTGGACCTTTCAACATTCCACCTGCATCCCTCTCAACTTTCGATGTTATCAGTGTCATCATCTGGATTCCACTTTATGACCGCATTCTTGTGCCAATAGCTAGAAAGTTCACGGGAAAGGAAAAGGGTTTTTCTGAGCTACAGCGGATTGGAATTGGATTGGTCCTATCCATTCTCGCGATGGTATCTGCAGCTCTTGTTGAGTTGAAGCGTTTAGAGGTTGCTAGGTCTGAAGGTCTTATTCATGAGAAGGTTGATGTTCCGATGAGCATTCTTTGGCAAATACCACAGTATTTCTTGGTTGGTGCTGCTGAGGTATTCACTGCTATAGGCCAAGTTGACTTCTTCTACGATCAGGGTCCAGATGCCATGAGGAGTTTATGTAGTGCATTCGCGCTTGTTACAGTTTCAGTGGGGGACTATGTAAGCTCAATCATACTGACGCTGGTTTCATACATTACAACTCAAGGAGGAGATCCTGGATGGATACctgataacctgaacgaaggCCATCTCGACCGGTTCTTTTGGTTGATTGCAGGGATAAGCTTTGTTAATTTTGTGCTTTTTGTTGGTTGTGCTTCAAGATACAGATATAAGAAAGCCCAGTAA
- the LOC117837758 gene encoding protein NRT1/ PTR FAMILY 8.3-like — MSISASFLKGGSSQPAVFFLGLYMMGIGAGGIKPCVSSFGADQFDDSSLAERLKKDSFFNWFFFATYIGSFVAGTAVVWVQDHYGWGVGLWLPTLFIALAIASFLLGSSKYRVQKPLGSPIIRVLQVIFAAVRKCNVVLPYDDSLLHELPEKTPMADVHKLQHTPVLRFLDKAAVISSTEDPSDSDPWRLCTVTQVEELKVIIGMLPIWATGIVFFAVLAQFSSTFLEQGRTMNKHLGAFAIPPASLASFDAVSVLIWVPVYDRVLVPVARRLTANARGISELQRLGAGLLLSVLVMVTAAVVETRRLASAHGEGRSSMSILWQVPQYFLVGASVVFACVGQTEFFYNEAPPSMRSLCSALALLTVALGSYVSSLVVTMVEWLTTRGGGPGWIPDDLNDGHLDRFFWLLAVMSALNLAVFVCCARRYKRKSVS; from the exons ATGTCTATTTCAGCATCGTTCCTGAAGGGTGGTTCATCTCAGCCCGCTGTGTTCTTCCTTGGCCTCTACATGATGGGCATAGGAGCCGGTGGTATCAAGCCGTGTGTCTCATCTTTCGGCGCTGACCAGTTCGATGACAGCAGCCTAGCCGAGAGGTTGAAGAAGGATTCTTTCTTTAACTGGTTCTTCTTTGCAACCTACATTGGGAGCTTCGTCGCGGGTACCGCAGTTGTGTGGGTGCAAGATCACTACGGTTGGGGAGTTGGCCTCTGGCTCCCAACTCTGTTCATCGCGTTGGCCATTGCAAGCTTCTTGCTGGGCTCCAGTAAGTACAGGGTGCAAAAGCCCCTGGGGAGTCCAATTATAAGGGTGCTTCAGGTTATATTTGCAGCTGTTCGAAAATGTAATGTAGTTTTACCGTATGACGATTCTCTACTCCATGAGCTCCCAGAGAAGACACCAATGGCGGATGTCCATAAATTGCAGCACACGCCTGTTCTCAG ATTCCTTGACAAGGCTGCAGTGATCTCATCAACTGAAGACCCATCTGACTCTGATCCATGGAGGCTCTGCACCGTGACGCAAGTCGAGGAGCTGAAGGTGATCATCGGCATGCTCCCCATCTGGGCCACCGGAATCGTGTTCTTCGCCGTGCTCGCGCAGTTCTCCTCCACGTTCCTGGAGCAGGGCAGGACGATGAACAAGCATCTCGGCGCGTTCGCCATCCCGCCGGCGTCCCTGGCATCGTTCGACGCCGTCAGCGTCCTCATCTGGGTGCCCGTCTACGATCGGGTCCTCGTCCCGGTGGCCAGGCGGCTCACCGCCAATGCCCGGGGCATCTCGGAGCTGCAGCGCCTCGGCGCCGGGCTGCTCCTGTCCGTCCTGGTGATGGTGACCGCGGCGGTGGTCGAGACGCGACGCCTGGCGAGCGCGCACGGCGAGGGCCGGTCGTCGATGAGTATCCTGTGGCAGGTGCCCCAGTACTTCCTGGTGGGCGCCAGCGTCGTGTTCGCGTGCGTCGGGCAGACGGAGTTCTTCTACAACGAGGCGCCGCCGTCGATGCGCAGCCTGTGCTCGGCGCTGGCGCTGCTCACGGTGGCGCTCGGGAGCTACGTCAGTTCACTCGTGGTGACCATGGTGGAGTGGCTCACGACgaggggcggcgggccggggtgGATACCCGATGACCTCAACGATGGCCATCTCGACCGCTTCTTCTGGCTCCTCGCGGTGATgagcgcgctcaacctggcggTTTTCGTGTGCTGCGCTAGGCGGTACAAGCGCAAGAGTGTTTCATGA
- the LOC140221421 gene encoding uncharacterized protein — protein MFRRRFRMNRPLFLRIVHTLRAWSPYFTQRADGIGKLGHSPLQKCTVAIRMLAYGTSADQLDEVLKIGASTSLEILGKFAEGVIACFGDEYLRPPRPDELEKILEENEARGFPGMLGSIDCMHWAWKNCPKGWAGMFARGDKGVPTMILEAVASHDLRIWHAFFGTAGSQNDINVLNKSPLFIDAIKGEAPKVQYMVNGTQYDMGYYLADKIYPEWAVFVKTVSSPQSDKDKLYSKMQEGERKDVECAFGVLQSRFDIVRRPSRLWKQGDVVNIMQACVILHNMIVEDEKELARVSLDVNENASATIVLPSEVQTSDNPNPCFAEVLRRNSAIRARPTHRQLKKDLIEHIWQRYGPNRAR, from the coding sequence ATGTTTCGAAGGAGATTTAGGATGAATAGGCCATTGTTCCTACGCATCGTGCACACGCTAAGAGCTTGGTCTCCTTATTTTACCCAAAGAGCCGATGGAATTGGTAAGCTTGGGCATTCACCCCTTCAAAAGTGCACTGTGGCTATTAGGATGCTGGCTTATGGCACCTCTGCTGATCAACTAGATGAGGTTTTGAAGATCGGTGCCAGCACTTCTTTGGAGATTTTGGGAAAATTTGCTGAAGGAGTCATTGCATGTTTTGGTGATGAGTATCTACGTCCTCCAAGACCCGATGAACTGGAAAAAATCTTAGAAGAAAATGAGGCACGTGGTTTTCCAGGGATGTTGGGAAGCATCGATTGTATGCACTGGGCATGGAAGAATTGCCCAAAAGGTTGGGCAGGCATGTTTGCACGTGGTGACAAAGGCGTTCCTACTATGATCCTTGAAGCAGTGGCGTCTCATGATCTTCGTATATGGCATGCCTTTTTTGGTACAGCCGGGTCTCAGAATGATATCAACGTCTTAAACAAATCACCATTGTTCATTGATGCAATAAAAGGCGAAGCTCCTAAGGTACAATATATGGTAAATGGAACACAATATGACATGGGCTATTATCTTGCCGACAAAATATATCCAGAATGGGCGGTGTTCGTGAAAACCGTATCATCTCCTCAGTCGGACAAAGACAAATTATATTCAaaaatgcaagaaggggagaGGAAAGACGTCGAGTGTGCATTTGGCGTACTGCAATCTCGCTTTGATATTGTTCGACGGCCGTCAAGGTTATGGAAGCAGGGAGACGTTGTCAACATAATGCAAGCTTGTGTTATCCTTCATAATATGATAGTTGAAGATGAGAAGGAATTGGCTAGAGTTTCATTGGATGTGAACGAGAATGCGAGTGCGACGATAGTACTCCCATCTGAAGTGCAAACAAGTGACAACCCTAATCCATGCTTCGCAGAGGTGCTTCGAAGGAATTCGGCTATCAGAGCTCGGCCAACACATAGGCAACTCAAGAAGGACCTAATCGAGCATATATGGCAGCGCTATGGACCTAATCGTGCACGATGA
- the LOC117837743 gene encoding protein NRT1/ PTR FAMILY 8.3 isoform X1: MVEAAEGSRLLLQEEGGGGDRERLLLLPQDADLITGDGSVDIKGRPAPKHTTGNWRACFSILGNEFCERLAYYGIARNLVTYLKVKLHLGNLEAARNVTTWQGTCYLTPLIGAILADSYWGKYWTIAVFSSIYFIGLAILTLSASVPALQPPTCLGTVCPQASLLQYGVFFIGLYMIALGTGGIKPCVSSFGADQFDDSDPVERAKKTSFFNWFYFCISMGSFISGTIIVWIQDNSGWGIGFAIPTISMALAIGCFFAASNIYRYQKPGGSPLTRVCQVVVAAFHKHHAELPNDMSLLYEVDGQTSAIEGSRKLEHTNELKFLDRAAIISSADVKSESSTDPWKLCTVTQVEELKILVRMFPIWATTIIFSAVYAQNSSLFVEQGMVLDKRVGPFNIPPASLSTFDVISVIIWIPLYDRILVPIARKFTGKEKGFSELQRIGIGLVLSILAMVSAALVELKRLEVARSEGLIHEKVDVPMSILWQIPQYFLVGAAEVFTAIGQVDFFYDQGPDAMRSLCSAFALVTVSVGDYVSSIILTLVSYITTQGGDPGWIPDNLNEGHLDRFFWLIAGISFVNFVLFVGCASRYRYKKAQ, translated from the exons ATGGTGGAGGCAGCAGAAGGCAGCAGACTGCTGTTGCAAGAAGAGGGCGGAGGGGGAGATCGAGaacggctcctcctccttccacaG GATGCTGATCTCATCACAGGTGATGGATCTGTTGATATAAAAGGGCGTCCTGCCCCAAAGCACACCACAGGCAATTGGAGAGCATGCTTTTCCATTCTAG GCAATGAATTTTGTGAGAGACTGGCCTACTATGGAATTGCAAGAAACCTAGTTACTTATCTGAAAGTAAAGCTTCATCTAGGCAATCTTGAAGCTGCAAGAAACGTTACCACTTGGCAAGGGACATGCTATCTCACTCCCCTTATTGGAGCCATCTTAGCAGATTCTTACTGGGGAAAGTACTGGACTATTGCTGTTTTCTCATCAATTTATTTTATT GGCCTAGCTATTTTAACGCTATCAGCATCAGTTCCAGCACTGCAGCCACCTACATGTCTAGGAACTGTTTGCCCCCAAGCAAGCTTACTTCAGTATGGCGTATTTTTCATTGGCCTCTATATGATAGCCCTAGGGACCGGAGGCATCAAACCTTGTGTCTCCTCCTTTGGAGCTGATCAATTTGATGACAGTGACCCAGTAGAGAGAGCAAAGAAGACTTCCTTCTTCAATTGGTTCTACTTCTGTATAAGTATGGGATCATTCATCTCAGGCACTATCATAGTGTGGATACAAGATAACTCTGGTTGGGGGATAGGATTTGCCATTCCTACTATATCTATGGCACTAGCTATTGGATGCTTCTTTGCAGCCTCAAATATTTATCGATACCAGAAACCGGGTGGGAGCCCACTCACAAGAGTGTGTCAGGTGGTTGTAGCAGCATTCCATAAGCATCATGCCGAATTGCCAAATGATATGTCTCTTCTATACGAAGTTGATGGCCAAACTTCAGCCATTGAGGGAAGCCGGAAGCTGGAGCACACAAATGAACTCAA GTTCCTTGATCGAGCTGCCATTATCTCATCTGCTGATGTGAAGAGCGAATCTTCTACAGACCCATGGAAGCTTTGCACCGTTACCCAGGTGGAAGAACTGAAGATCCTTGTAAGAATGTTTCCCATCTGGGCCACCACTATCATATTCAGTGCTGTGTATGCCCAAAACTCTTCCCTGTTTGTAGAGCAGGGCATGGTTCTTGACAAGCGGGTTGGACCTTTCAACATTCCACCTGCATCCCTCTCAACTTTCGATGTTATCAGTGTCATCATCTGGATTCCACTTTATGACCGCATTCTTGTGCCAATAGCTAGAAAGTTCACGGGAAAGGAAAAGGGTTTTTCTGAGCTACAGCGGATTGGAATTGGATTGGTCCTATCCATTCTCGCGATGGTATCTGCAGCTCTTGTTGAGTTGAAGCGTTTAGAGGTTGCTAGGTCTGAAGGTCTTATTCATGAGAAGGTTGATGTTCCGATGAGCATTCTTTGGCAAATACCACAGTATTTCTTGGTTGGTGCTGCTGAGGTATTCACTGCTATAGGCCAAGTTGACTTCTTCTACGATCAGGGTCCAGATGCCATGAGGAGTTTATGTAGTGCATTCGCGCTTGTTACAGTTTCAGTGGGGGACTATGTAAGCTCAATCATACTGACGCTGGTTTCATACATTACAACTCAAGGAGGAGATCCTGGATGGATACctgataacctgaacgaaggCCATCTCGACCGGTTCTTTTGGTTGATTGCAGGGATAAGCTTTGTTAATTTTGTGCTTTTTGTTGGTTGTGCTTCAAGATACAGATATAAGAAAGCCCAGTAA